The genomic segment TCTGTTCGTTCTCATTCATTTCTTTAAAGGTTTTTAAATTACAAAGCAAAGGTACTACTTTTCCATGAATCCCACAAGAATGAAGTGCTAATAAATGCCAAATCAACGAAAAACACCGAACAAATGCTTATTATTAAAGAGTTTCATAACCTCCTGCTCTACCGTTGTACGACGAACAATCTCGTTATTATCCCAGAAAGTAGAGTCATACCCCTGCTTGTCTATCACCTTTTGAATCTGACTATCAAACCTCATTCGTCCCTTACGCTTTTTGAACAAGCGCTGAAAGAAACTAGTCTTCTTAACGTTCTCATTCATACTCAAGTTAAACAATGTAGACCGAGTGATGATTTTCTGCCCCTTAAAAGCATGCATAGACTGCACGAAGACCGACTGCACCTCTGGAAAGCCCCTTTCTTCCGTTAAATTCACATCAAACAAAAAAGACGTCGGCAACAAATGCTGGTTTTTGAGATGATATCTACCCATTTTAGGCTCACGCGTTACCACCCAGAAATTATACCCTTGTCCAACAATACGTCTCAGATGCAGTGTTTTTTCGTCCACAAAGAGTGTACAACCAATAGTTGCATATTTAGATGCCGAACTCGGATTGGGGAAGAAATCAATAACAAAAACTCGGTTGCCGTCATCATCTATAACCCGATATGAATACTTATAGTATTTTTTAAAATTACGGAACAACGGCACCAAATCAGCATCTGGAGAAGGCGATCTATAGGACGCAGCCACCACGATCTCCGAGAAAGTATAAAAATTTCCGAAATATGAATAGAAGTGAGATGAGTCGGGCACAATCCCCGCATAGCGTCCCGTCATCAACTGTAAATCGTGAAGAGCCACCCCAGAGCCACCAGAGAGGAAAGCTTCAAGAAACTCATAGCACGTGCTATCAGCGAAGGCCGTCTGTCGATAAAAGAACTCAGAGGTCTTACGTTTGTGGTTTCTCATTTGCGTAAGTGTCTCCTTACATATTTTATTAATCAATGGAGCCACAGGTGTAACCACCAAGTCTGGCAACAGATGTTCATTGGGTTTCAACGTCACCACGCCTTTCAATTCTGAAGCCTTCACGTGAACAGCACGATAGCCCACATAAGAAATGTGCAGCATAGCATCAGGAGCACAATCAATAACAAATTCGCCATCAAGGTTTGTAATGGTCGATGCTTCGGGACCGACATAGACACTGGCAAAAGGCAGGTGAGAACGGGTCACCGCGTCGACCACAGTAGCCTCAAACCGTGTAGTCTGAGCATGAGCCATTAACTGACCGAAAAACAGCACCATGGATATGAGCAAGCTTTTTCTCATAGTTTATCCGAATATTCACCTTCACGCAAAGTCTTATCACTTAATCTCATTGGAACACAGCGCAACGAGCAGTCAGGTTCCTTCTCATCTGTATCAGCATAGCGTCCTTGAGCCCTGTAACGGCGACCTTGATAGGTAAAGACAAGGGAGAAATCGAACTGCAGTGTATCTCCCTTTTTCTTCTTACAACTCAGTTTACCAGTCTCCACCTTCTCGCGTTTCAATTGTCCACGTTTGGTTACGAAAGCCTTATTCAACTTAAGAACATCCTCTGGAGGGGCAGCATAAATCAGTTGCACATTGAGGTATACCGAATCGGTCACCGCCGTCTGCAGACTAACGGTTCTACTTTGCTGAGCAGAAACGTCCAAGACTGTAGCCACAAGAATGGCAAGTATGACAAGAATCTTCTTCATTTGCCGTTCATGATAGGTTGACCATTAGCCGTGATACCCTCAGCCGAGACTGCCAGACGGCGACTAAACCCATTATTATAAAATTCAATATGTGCACGACCATCGGCATCTGTCTTCACCTGTGGGTTCCAATAAACCGTACGTCGATAATCCGTATCCTCAGGTTCCGGCTCCCAGTCATAATCAGGATGATAGAACTCCGCAGGCTGAGTGAAGCCTTGAAAATTAATGCGGAAGCCCATGAAATCTGGCAAAGGATGAGTATTACTATAAGTACTGTCCGTTATAAAGTTGAATACCGAAGTGACAGGCATATAAAAGTTACCTGTGGGGAAGATGCCTTCGTGATAGCGCCCCGGCTGATGGGTCAACTGCCGATTGTTAGTATCAGCAAACAGTTGTAATTCCTTAAAATTCTCGTTGACCGGAAACATACGGAGGCCATTGGGTAACAAGCTCTGTGAACCAGCAACAGCAGATGTAAAATGAGGAATAGTTCCATCAACATTAGCATCAACATAGACATCATTCATACCATCAAGTCCAAATATATAAAGCATTTCAGACAGATGTGCAAAATACGGACGATCCTCCAACTCATGAGTCACATGCGGTATCCATTGATCAACAGCCGGATTACTTTCGTTAGGATGAATCATCCTGCCAGCACTTGCATCCTTTTGTAATTCATCAAGCATCCATGCATAATCTTCACTCATCATCCTGCGTGCAAAATCATCATTTATCTCACCATAAGTATGCTGATAAGTTGTATTAGTACGGAACTTAAAGTCCTGTATATCGCCAAAGATATTGCATAGCCAAGTCATCATATCCTTCACGTTCATCACAGATGCAGGAGTCGCTTTACTCAACTCTATCCAACGGCGATTCGCAGTTTTCTGAATATTAGGCAATGTATACGTCCTGCTTTTGTTGTCGTAAGCTATTCGTTGCTCCGCCTCTTTAGTATTAACAGCCATATACCCATAGCGGAAGATGTCACGGTCAATAGGATCAGTCAAAGCAGCCGTCTCATAATAGTCATAATTCTTAGGCAGCGGCGAATACTGGTTGAGCGGCTCCATACGCTTACCAATCATAAACAGGGGTCGTTTAATGGTGTTCCAACGGAAATTATGACCAATCACCCCACCCTTCGTCGGTCCAATTTCCTCTATGCTATTCTTGTTAAGCATCAAAGCCATTTGGCCCTTGCCATAGAACGGTTCCATATTAAAGCGAAAAGTTCCAGCTGAATCAATCTTGGCCTCACAGTCCAGGATAATCATCTTAGGCTGAATAAAACTATCAAGCGAGTGATCACGTGCCACAGTATCTCCCTCAATATACAGTTCAGAGTAGACCCAATAGGGCTTGTTGGCTTGAAGTTTCCAATGCTTTTTTGCATGATAGTCGTTATCATCCCAAACACGAGCGGCAAATGTCAATCCACGTTCCACAGCTAGCAAGGGCTCATAGTCGCTGCCACTCATCATCTGTTCATAGTCGTAACGAGTCCACCCCTGAACCATCATCAACTGATCCAGGGCTCCTCGATGTTCCGCATCATCAGATTCGAAATAATACCCTGGGTGCGGAATAAAGCCCTTCACCTCTGACGATAACAGCAAATAAGTCAATACTGTGTTATCATCATAAGTCTCCTCGCGGCTAATATCATCAGTAACCGCAATCGAGAAGTCGTGCTCGGCTCTGACAGGCTGTCCCTTGGAGTCTACCAACTGATAATCCAGAATCATCTTCTGATAAGGCTCCAGACTATCCGCCTGCCATGTTGAAAGCGTTTGTTGCAGTTTATAGCCATCCATATCGTGGTTATTCACAAACACCAGTCGCTGTGCCAGAACCTTTCCGTCGGAAGTAAAGAGTGACACCACATTAACACCCGTCTGAAGAGAATGCTTATCTATCATCATGACAGCCGAGAGATCGTTCTCCAAGTCAACTACATCATAATAATAGGTATGACCACGCGAGGTCACACTAAGACCCAGTTGCTGACCTGGTGTCTTAGCATTGCGTGCTACGATGGTCTTCATCTGTTCGTTATTTGAGAATACGCAAAGTGAATAGCCACGCCTCTTCGGTTTCGGCAGAGGAAAAGAATAATCCTTTCCCGCATAGTTCACCTTCAGTTCCAGTCCTTTCATCAGTTCCTCTGAATCCAAAGAATCGGGAGTCACTGAAAAGACGCCACGACCAGCATAGTCTGATTTAAATCGACCTATTACCTTTCCTCGACGAACCAACTGTCCTTCTACGTTCAGTGTACGACCTTCACTATCATGCGCTTGATAAGCTATACGTCCTTCCACATCACGAATCATATTTCCTCCCTCGGGATAGAAGTCAATCTTTAAGCGATTCTTCTCTCTATCAATAGTCGAAGAGGTAGCCTTAGCAAGTTGAGGCATACGACGCTGGTAATAGTTTCCACTATCCACTGGCTCATAGATAGGAAACACACGCGAAAAGACACCAGCATTACCCTGCATATAGCGAAGCACACGTTCGCCCCACTGGCGACGTGCCTGATTAGAATGTAAGCGGCGCCAGCCATGAGGATCGCCCGTAGTAAAGTTCAGCATCCACTGGGTATAGGCGCGCACCTCATAGAAGCCGGCATTCAACGTATCCTTCAGTTCAAAAGAACCATGAGCCTGACCGTTCTCAATAATCAGTTTCTGTGTCTCAACGGGATAACCAATTGGATTTAGCAATTCTACATATAGTATTCTACTAATGTCCGTATGATGAAGATTATCATCACGCACCACATAAGCATTAAACCAGATGTTCTCACCTTTATAATACGAGGTATTGTCAAAGTGTACATACACGCGCTCGGTAGGGAACAAACGCGAGAAACGCTCAAAATTCTCCTGACGCGAGAGCAACAATGAATCCTGATTGACATCTTCTGCGAATGTCAACGTGAGGCTAGAGAGCCAGATAACCAATGCGAAAAATACCTTTTTCATATGTACTACATTAAATAATTTCTGCTGCAAAAGTACGATTTTCGCGCTTTTCAGCCTCACATTTCACTTCACAAACACTTCACAATCGCTTCACAATGTCTTCACAGCCCCGTTTTCGTCGGGAAAAGTCGCAAGAACTGGTTCAAATCGTCTGCCGCCCCCTCCTTGTCAAACATCTTTTGGAAAAGTCGTTTACGCAGATTTGTAATGGCTTGTTGTGTCTTACAAAGAACAGCAGCTATTTGTTGATTAGTAAATTCCAACTTCAACAGCATACACGTTTGCAGTTCTTGTGGTTTGATGGCTGGGTAAAAAGCCGTCAGTTTCTCTGCGAACCCATCAGCATGGGTGTTGACATAAGCCATAATCTCCTCCCATTGTTCAGGATTAATACTCTCGTCCATCAATATCTGACGATAGAGTCGGGTGTTACGGAACTGCTCAACCAGCTGTTCTTGAGAACTGCGAGCACGATTAACCAAAGCCTGACGGTCTTTCTCCTGCTGTTGTTTCAGCCGAGCTATACGACTGCGAACATAAATTATAACTATAGCCAGTAGCATGATAGCTGCGAAGACAACCACAGCCATCATCCTATAGAGTCGATAGTTCTCACGTTCAACATCCAGTTGACGGGCCAACGAACTCACCAGATTGGCGTTTTCCTCCTGCATCTGTAGTTTTGCCGAATCAACCAAGGCGGCACACTCCTGTGCATAGCCATAAGCCTGTTCCCAGTCGTTAGCCTCACCCGCCAACTCTCCAAGATACATAGCAGCAGAGGCCCTGCTATTCACATTGTCGGTCTCCATACATCTCTGAAAGAAATATTCGGCCGAATCCGTAATACCT from the Prevotella sp. E15-22 genome contains:
- a CDS encoding lipopolysaccharide assembly protein LapB, which produces MKAIIFVIVLFFVSCSTGDESQTRYQRGEILAEHNRVADAMREYLLSVEADDDAQYVVKALCELGRLSMDQHNIQQAHTYYEQALQMVSEQNDVTQKVLVLRDIGRLSRSEHQLEAALKCFEEADSLILSSSADSLKLYVYPEYISLLMRMNRADDARQLVFQLTKNYQSGPSCLVAGRFYLEIGITDSAEYFFQRCMETDNVNSRASAAMYLGELAGEANDWEQAYGYAQECAALVDSAKLQMQEENANLVSSLARQLDVERENYRLYRMMAVVVFAAIMLLAIVIIYVRSRIARLKQQQEKDRQALVNRARSSQEQLVEQFRNTRLYRQILMDESINPEQWEEIMAYVNTHADGFAEKLTAFYPAIKPQELQTCMLLKLEFTNQQIAAVLCKTQQAITNLRKRLFQKMFDKEGAADDLNQFLRLFPTKTGL
- a CDS encoding carboxypeptidase-like regulatory domain-containing protein, with the protein product MRKSLLISMVLFFGQLMAHAQTTRFEATVVDAVTRSHLPFASVYVGPEASTITNLDGEFVIDCAPDAMLHISYVGYRAVHVKASELKGVVTLKPNEHLLPDLVVTPVAPLINKICKETLTQMRNHKRKTSEFFYRQTAFADSTCYEFLEAFLSGGSGVALHDLQLMTGRYAGIVPDSSHFYSYFGNFYTFSEIVVAASYRSPSPDADLVPLFRNFKKYYKYSYRVIDDDGNRVFVIDFFPNPSSASKYATIGCTLFVDEKTLHLRRIVGQGYNFWVVTREPKMGRYHLKNQHLLPTSFLFDVNLTEERGFPEVQSVFVQSMHAFKGQKIITRSTLFNLSMNENVKKTSFFQRLFKKRKGRMRFDSQIQKVIDKQGYDSTFWDNNEIVRRTTVEQEVMKLFNNKHLFGVFR